Proteins found in one Bremerella volcania genomic segment:
- a CDS encoding sigma-70 family RNA polymerase sigma factor, with translation MDERFVSLIARHQLPLTAFLRTIVRTSADVDDVLQETNLVLWRKRNEYDPTRPFASWACRIAHLQALSFFKSRGRKSHIPLSEELIEDLARRAAMQMEQIDERAEELRRCVAKLPANQRSILQSRYQNNVSINDIAKRLGRQPQAVAMTLYRIRKSLKECVERALRIEVPT, from the coding sequence ATCGATGAGCGTTTCGTCTCGCTAATTGCACGGCATCAATTACCGCTGACAGCCTTCTTGAGAACGATTGTTCGCACTTCCGCGGACGTTGACGACGTTTTGCAGGAAACCAATTTAGTCCTGTGGCGAAAACGAAACGAATACGATCCGACTCGTCCATTTGCAAGCTGGGCATGTCGGATTGCTCACTTGCAGGCACTCTCCTTCTTTAAGTCTCGAGGGCGAAAGTCGCACATCCCACTCAGTGAGGAATTGATCGAAGACTTGGCAAGGCGCGCCGCGATGCAGATGGAACAGATTGACGAACGCGCGGAAGAGCTTCGTCGGTGCGTTGCCAAGTTGCCGGCCAATCAGAGGTCGATTCTTCAATCGCGTTATCAAAACAATGTTTCCATCAACGACATCGCCAAACGTCTGGGACGTCAACCTCAGGCCGTGGCAATGACACTCTACCGAATTCGAAAGTCACTGAAAGAATGTGTCGAACGGGCTCTTCGTATCGAGGTGCCAACATGA